GGTTCGCGCGCAGCCTCGCGACGCTTCCGGAGGACCTGCCCGCCTGCCGGCCGACCATCTTCTTCGCGGTCCCGCGCGTGTGGCAGAAGATCCACGACGGCGTGCTCGAGCAGGTCGGCAGGCAGACGGGTGTCGCGCGCGAGCTCGCGCACCGCTACTTCGCGCTCGGGCCGGCGTGGGTCGCGAGCGAGCAGGGCCGCGAGCCGATGCCGGCGACGAAGCGCGTGCTGTACCGGGTCCTCGACCGGCTCGTCGGGGCGAAGATCCGTGCCCGCGTCGGCCTCGACCGCGCGCGCGTGCTCGTCTCGGGTGCTGCACCCGTCCCCGCAGAGCTGCTCGGGTGGCTGCACGGCGTCGGCCTGCGCGTCGGCGAGGTGTACGGCCAGACCGAGGACTGCGGGCCGACGACGCTCAACCCGCCTGAGCGGATCCGCATCGGCACCGTCGGGCCGCCGCTGCCGACCGTCGAGGTCCGCATCGATCCCGCCGACGGCGAGATCCTCGTGCGCGGTCCGAACGTCTGCCGCGGCTACTTCCGCGACGAGCCCGGCACGCGCGCGCTCATCGACGACGACGGATGGATGCACTCGGGCGACACCGGGAGCTTCGACGAAGCGGGCTACCTCGTCGTCACGGGCCGCAAGAAGGACCTCATCATCACCGCGCAGGGCAAGAACATCGCCCCGCAGGAGATCGAGACGCGCCTGCAGTACCAGCCGCTGATCTCGCAGGCCGTCGTCATCGGCGAGGGGCGTCCCTACCTGACCGCGCTGCTCACGCTCGACGCCGACGACCTCGCGGCCTGGACGCGCGACAACGGGAAGCAGGGCGGTCGCGACGCGCTCGCCGATGACCCTGCGCTGCAGGCCGCGGTGCAGCGCGGCGTCGAGCGTGTGAACGAGGAATTGTCGCGGCCGGAGACGATCCGCAAGTGGCGGATCCTCCCGCGCGACTTCTCCGTCGAGTCCGGGGAGATGACGCCGACGATGAAGGTGAAGCGTTCGGTCGTGGGCGAGCGCTACCGCGACGAGATCGAGGAGATGTACGCGGAGCCCCGCGGATGAGGGGCTTCTGGGAACGTCTCACCGACTTCATCTGTCGCCGCCACACCGCCATCCTCGTCGCCGCGCTCGTCGCCACGATCGGGCTCGCGGTCGGCGGGACGCTGATCAAGTTCGAGACGAGCCAGGACGCGCTCATCGGCGGCGGGTCGACGGTCGCGAAGCAGAACCACCGCTACCAGTCGACGTTCGGCGGCGAGGCGATGCTCACCGTGTACCACGGCGACATCGAGAAGCTGTTCACGCCCACGAACATCGCGCGGATGCAGGCGCTCGAGGACGACCTGCACCGCACCGGGCTGTACCGCTACGTGCTCAGCCCGCTCACCGCGATGCGGTTCGCGCAGGGTGAGCTGAAGGTCGGCCCGCAGCTGTTCGACATCTCGATCAAGAACGACCCCGCGCACGCGGCGCAGTACAACGCAGTGCTGTCCGGCGAGCTCGCGCGGCTGTCGAAGGTCACCGGTCCGCAGGACCTCACGAACCCGTCGTTCGTACGGTTCCTGCTCTACGACGCGAACGGCAACATCCGCTCCGCGCTCAACACGAACTTCATCGACAAGCAGCACGCGTTGATGATCGTGCGCCTCTACGGCAACGATCCGATCGGCCGCATGGGGAACGCGGCGGACACCGTGAAGCGGCTCGTCGCGAAGCACCACCTCGACGGGTTCACCACGCTGTCGACCGGGCCGGCGGTGCTGCTGCAGACGATCAACGACTACCTGCAGCACGGCATCGTGACGCTCGGCGCGCTCGCGGTGCTCGTGATGATCGTCGTGCTCTGGCTCGTGTTCCGTGTGCGGTCACGGTTGCTCGCGCTGCTGTGCGTCGTCGTCTCGGCCGTGTCGACGTTCGGGATCATGGGCCTGATCGGACTCCCGCTGACGCTCGTCACGATCTCGGGCCTCCCGATCCTCATCGGCATCGGGGTCGACTTCGCGATCCAGATGCACAGCCGGTTCGAGGAGGAGCTCGCGTACGACCACGACCCGGGTGCCGCGATGTCACGCGTCATGGTCGATCTCGCGCCCGCGCTGTCGATCGCGATGATCGCGGCCGTCCTCGGGTTCGTCGCGATGCAGATCTCGAAGGTGCCGATGATCCGCCAGTTCGGCGCGATGCTCGACCTCGGCGTCGCGGTCATCTTCGTCGTCGTACTGTTGTTCCCGCTCGCGTTCCTCTTCCGGCGCGAGCAGAAGCACCCGTCGCCGCCGACGCCGCCGCCGACGGCCCGGGAGCCGCTCGAGCGCGGCGTGCGCGCGCTCGCGCTCGCGGCACGCGGCGCCGTCCTCCCGATGGTTCTGGTCGGGCTCGTGATCGTCGTCGCAGGGTTCGCGGTCGACGGAAAGTTCACGATCCAGACCGACCCGGAGAAGTGGATCCCGCCGGGCAGCTCGACCGAGCAGGGCCTGAAACAGCTTCGCGCGCAGGCGGGGTTCTCGACCGAGCTCGACTTCCTGGTCGAGGCGCCCGACGTGATCGAGACGCGCGTCGCGCAGTGGATGGACGCGTACGCGAACGGCGAGAAGGCGAAGTACCCGCACGCGATCGTCGCGACGACCAGCCTGCCCGGCGTGATCAGCGGCGTGACCGGTGGTCCGCCGTTCCGCGAGCAGATGGAGCTGATGCTGTCCGTCGCGCCGCCCGACGTGAGGACCGCGTTCGTGAGCCCGGACCACACGAAGGCGAACCTCATCTTCCCGATCGCCAACATCTCGCTGCACGACCGCGGGGTGCTCCTCGACCGGATGCGCGCCGATGCCCACCCGCCGCCGGGCGTGCACGTGACCGCCTCGGGCCTCGTGGTCGTCGGCATCGCGCTCGTCGACGCGCTCCAGGCGAACCGCACCGGCATGACGTACGTCGCGCTCGGGCTCGTGGCCCTGTGGTTGCTCGTCTACTACCGCAACCTCGTGAAGACGATCCTCACGCTCGTCCCCGTGCTGATCGCGGTCGGCCTGTCGTCGCTCGTCGTGTACGCGACCGGTCTCGAGCTCAGCCCGCTGACGAGCGTGGCGGGGCCGCTCGTCATCGCGGTCGGCACCGAGTTCGCGGTGCTGATCCTCACGCGCTACGTCGAGGAACGGGAGCGGGGCCGGAGCCGCGAGGACGCCGTCGACGTCGGCGCGGTGCGGATCGGCCGGGCGTTCGTCGCGTCGGGACTGACGCTCGTGGGCGGTTTCGCGGTCATCGCGCTGTCGGCGTTCCCGCTGCTACGCGACTTCGGGATCATCGTCGCCCTGAACACGCTGGTCGCGCTGCTCGTCGCGCTCATCGTCCTCCCGCCGCTGCTCGTCTGGGCCGACCGTCACCCGCGCCTCGGCGGCTTCTCTCCGGGCTTCGACCCCGAGCGTGCTGAGGAGCGGGAGGTCGAGCACCGCGACATCGGTCTCACACAAGGCACCTGAGCGTCTGGCGAGGCGCGCCGGGGCAAGGTAGACACAACGGCCGGGCCTCTTCGACGTCGTGTGATTCGCGGTACCGCTGAGTGCTGCGTGCAGGAGGCGCGGAGGCGGAGGTGGTCGCATGGCGAAGGTTGCCGCGCTCGGGCTCGACGCCGCGGAGTGGCAGTTCACGGAGGAGCTCGTCGCCGCGGGCGACATGCCGCACCTCGCCGCCCTTCGCGAACGCTCGCTGGTGTGCCGTCTCGAGGGTCCCCGGCTCTACCGCTCCGAGGTCCCGTGGCCCCGCTTCGCCACCGGCCGCAGTGGGCTCGGGATGGGCTACTGGGGGACGATGACCTTCGACCCCCGGACGTATCGCGCGGTCGGGCGCGGCGCGTACATCGGGCGCCCGTTCTGGGCGCGTCCCGACGTGCGCAGCCTCGTGTTCGACGTGCCCGAGGTCGGCATGCACGCCGACGTGCTCGGCACGCAGATCACGGCGTGGGGCGCGCACTCCCCCGAGTACCCGCGCGCGTCACGCCCGGTCGGCTTGCTCACGGAGCTGGACGAGCGGTTCGGTCCGCACCCCGCGTTCGCGAACGACTGCGACCCGGGATGGCACTCGCCCGAGTACCTCGACAACCTCACGCGCGCGCTGCAAACCGGCGCGCACCGGCGCATGGACGCGCTCGAGTGGTTGCTCGATCGCGACGACTACGACTTCGTCCTCGTCGCGATGTCCGAGGCGCATTCCGGTGGCCACCACCTCTGGCACGGCGCGGATCCCGACCATCCGCTCGCCGCGTCACCGCTCGCGGGCATCGCGCGCCGGCACCTGCGGACCGTGTTCCGCACCCTCGACGAGTGCGTCGGCCGCTTCGTGGACGCGGTCGGTCCCGATACGACGACGGTCGTCTTCTCGCTCCACGGCTTCGTCGGTGACGGCAACGACCTGCCGTCCGCCGTGTTGCTCCCCGAGCTCCTGCACCGCGCGCACTTCGGCCGGGGCCTGCTGAAGAGTCCTGACACCGCGGCATGGCGCGCCGCCGGGATGCCCCCGGTCGTGCCGCGCCGCGACGAGCACTGGATCGCGTACATGTCCGAGCGCTTCGGCGAACGTCCGCGCGACCACCTGCGCAACGTCGTCAAGCGGACGGTGCCGCGCCGCGTGCTCGAACCGGCACGGCGCGCACTGGGTCGCCCGCCCGGGACGCTCGGGCCGTTCACGACGCCGATCCCGCCCGAGGATCGGCGTGACGTCGGCGAGCTGCGCGCCGACCCACGCGACCCCGACTACCAGATCGCGTGGAGGTATCACGCGCACTGGCCGCAGATGCGCGCGTTCGCGCTGCCGACCGTCTCGGACGGGCACGTCCGCGTCAACGTCCGGGGACGTGAAGCGCGCGGCATCGTGCCCCCGGAAGACCTCGCCACGACGTGCGACGAGATCGTCGACCTCGTGCGCGCGTGCACCAACCCGCGCACGGGACGGTCGGTCGTCGCCGACGCGATCCGCACGCGTGACGACCCGGCGCAGCCCGGCCCGCCGGCCGACCTCGTGATCCTCTGGGACGGTGCACCGGACACGTTCGACCATCCTGAGCTCGGAACGATCGGGCCGTTCCCGTACTGCCGGACCGGTGAGCACAGCACGCACGGGTTCGCGCTCGTCGCCGGTCCGGGGATCGTCCCCGGCGACGTCGGCACCCGCAACGTCCTCGACCTCACCCCGACGGTGCTGTCGTTGCTCGGCCAGTCGCTCGGCGACGGCGAGTACGAGGGCGTCCCGCTGCCGATCGGAGCGCCCGCGTGACGGCGCCCACCGAGCCGCGCCCGTCGCCGCGCGTCAGCGTCTGCATCGTCAACCACAACTACGCCGAGTACCTCGCCGACGCGATCGACAGCGCGCTCGCGCAGGACTACGCGGATCTCGAGGTCGTCGTCGTCGACGACGGCAGCACGGACGACTCCGTCGCCGTCGCCCGGCGATACGGGCATCGCGTGCGCCTGGTCACCAAGCCCAACGGCGGGCAGGGCTCCGCGATGAACGCGGCGTTCACGGCCGCGACCGGCGACGTCGTGCTGTTCCTCGACGCCGACGACATGTTGACGGACGGCATCGTCGCCGCGGTCGCGTCGGCGTTCCGCGATCCGTCGCTCGCCAAGGTGCAGTTCGCGCTGGAGGCCGTCGACTCCGACGGCACGCCGCTCGGCGTCAGGATCCCGGGCCCGCACGCGATCCCCGTCAACGGGGATCTCCGTCACCACGTCCTCCGAACCCGCAACTATCCCTGGCCGCCGAACAGCGGCAACGCGTTCTCGGCCGACGCGCTCGCGGTGGTGCTGCCCGTCCCCGAGGACGCATACCGGATCGACGCCGACTGCTACCTCGCGGAGACGGTTCCGCTGTGCGGACGCATCGCGACGCTCGACCGCGTCGGTGCGCTGTACCGGTGGCACGGCGCGAACAACTTCATCGGCCGCGACGGCCTCCGCGAGTGGTTGTACCGCAAGATGCGGCTCACCGCGATCGGGCACGCGGAGGTCCGCCGGATCGCGGGGACGCTCGGGCTCCCGCTCGACGGGTGCCCCACCGATCCGGCTCGCGTCCCCGACATCGCACACCTGGGCGTCCGCCTCGCGTCCGTGCGTCTCGACGCGGCGAGGCACCCGATCCGGGGCGACACCCCGCGTGCGCTCGCCCTCCGAGGGATCCGCGCCTGCCTGACCCACCCGTACGTGCCGATGGTCGGGCGGCTCGAGCGGGCCACGTGGTTCGCCGCGATCGGGTTCCTGCCCGGTCCGCTCGCCCGCCCCATCGTGGAGACGTACATCCCGGACGGCCCGAATCGCGGCCGCGCCAACCCCCGACTCGGCCGCAGGAGCCGCGCGCGCCGACGCGAGCCGGGTCCCGCGCTCGCGCGCGGAGCGCAACGGGACCGCGATCGGCACGACCTCGGCGTGACCGGCCGCATCTGACGAGACGCCGCGTCACCGCGGCCACACCGTGTGACCGCCGCCGTGAGGGCAGTCGAGCGCCCAGCGGGCCGCCGCACCCGGACACGACGGTCGTGACCAGGAAAAATGGGTCGAACGACCCCTGGTAA
This window of the Acidimicrobiia bacterium genome carries:
- a CDS encoding AMP-binding protein, with protein sequence FARSLATLPEDLPACRPTIFFAVPRVWQKIHDGVLEQVGRQTGVARELAHRYFALGPAWVASEQGREPMPATKRVLYRVLDRLVGAKIRARVGLDRARVLVSGAAPVPAELLGWLHGVGLRVGEVYGQTEDCGPTTLNPPERIRIGTVGPPLPTVEVRIDPADGEILVRGPNVCRGYFRDEPGTRALIDDDGWMHSGDTGSFDEAGYLVVTGRKKDLIITAQGKNIAPQEIETRLQYQPLISQAVVIGEGRPYLTALLTLDADDLAAWTRDNGKQGGRDALADDPALQAAVQRGVERVNEELSRPETIRKWRILPRDFSVESGEMTPTMKVKRSVVGERYRDEIEEMYAEPRG
- a CDS encoding MMPL family transporter produces the protein MRGFWERLTDFICRRHTAILVAALVATIGLAVGGTLIKFETSQDALIGGGSTVAKQNHRYQSTFGGEAMLTVYHGDIEKLFTPTNIARMQALEDDLHRTGLYRYVLSPLTAMRFAQGELKVGPQLFDISIKNDPAHAAQYNAVLSGELARLSKVTGPQDLTNPSFVRFLLYDANGNIRSALNTNFIDKQHALMIVRLYGNDPIGRMGNAADTVKRLVAKHHLDGFTTLSTGPAVLLQTINDYLQHGIVTLGALAVLVMIVVLWLVFRVRSRLLALLCVVVSAVSTFGIMGLIGLPLTLVTISGLPILIGIGVDFAIQMHSRFEEELAYDHDPGAAMSRVMVDLAPALSIAMIAAVLGFVAMQISKVPMIRQFGAMLDLGVAVIFVVVLLFPLAFLFRREQKHPSPPTPPPTAREPLERGVRALALAARGAVLPMVLVGLVIVVAGFAVDGKFTIQTDPEKWIPPGSSTEQGLKQLRAQAGFSTELDFLVEAPDVIETRVAQWMDAYANGEKAKYPHAIVATTSLPGVISGVTGGPPFREQMELMLSVAPPDVRTAFVSPDHTKANLIFPIANISLHDRGVLLDRMRADAHPPPGVHVTASGLVVVGIALVDALQANRTGMTYVALGLVALWLLVYYRNLVKTILTLVPVLIAVGLSSLVVYATGLELSPLTSVAGPLVIAVGTEFAVLILTRYVEERERGRSREDAVDVGAVRIGRAFVASGLTLVGGFAVIALSAFPLLRDFGIIVALNTLVALLVALIVLPPLLVWADRHPRLGGFSPGFDPERAEEREVEHRDIGLTQGT
- a CDS encoding glycosyltransferase; translation: MTAPTEPRPSPRVSVCIVNHNYAEYLADAIDSALAQDYADLEVVVVDDGSTDDSVAVARRYGHRVRLVTKPNGGQGSAMNAAFTAATGDVVLFLDADDMLTDGIVAAVASAFRDPSLAKVQFALEAVDSDGTPLGVRIPGPHAIPVNGDLRHHVLRTRNYPWPPNSGNAFSADALAVVLPVPEDAYRIDADCYLAETVPLCGRIATLDRVGALYRWHGANNFIGRDGLREWLYRKMRLTAIGHAEVRRIAGTLGLPLDGCPTDPARVPDIAHLGVRLASVRLDAARHPIRGDTPRALALRGIRACLTHPYVPMVGRLERATWFAAIGFLPGPLARPIVETYIPDGPNRGRANPRLGRRSRARRREPGPALARGAQRDRDRHDLGVTGRI